A genomic segment from Planktothrix sp. FACHB-1365 encodes:
- the lpxC gene encoding UDP-3-O-acyl-N-acetylglucosamine deacetylase gives MSINSEYTLKEAFSCSGVGLHTGVMTTVRVLPANLGEGRYFVRVDLPETPIITARLKSVLSTTLSTELGNSNATVRTVEHLLAALTGMGIDHARIEIDGPEVPLLEGSAQNWVEAIATVGRQTLEGQSQKFNNFKLTHPISVQHGDGFVAAFPASETRFTYGIDFSVPAIGNQWYSYTANPEIFAQEIAPARTFTLEEQVEQLRQAGLIKGGSLDNAIVCGHSGWLNPPLRYANEPVRHKILDLVGDLSLLGVIPQAHYLAYKAGHHLHVQLVQEIHQDQKLTVEC, from the coding sequence TTGAGTATCAACAGCGAATATACCTTAAAAGAAGCCTTTAGTTGTTCCGGTGTGGGATTACATACGGGAGTAATGACAACGGTTCGAGTTTTACCCGCAAATTTGGGAGAAGGACGCTATTTTGTGCGGGTTGATTTACCCGAAACTCCGATTATTACAGCGAGATTAAAATCGGTATTATCCACAACTTTATCCACAGAATTAGGCAATTCAAACGCAACCGTTAGAACCGTTGAACATTTGTTAGCCGCTTTAACAGGAATGGGAATTGATCACGCTCGAATTGAAATTGATGGCCCAGAAGTTCCGTTATTAGAGGGTTCGGCTCAAAATTGGGTAGAAGCGATCGCAACGGTTGGTCGTCAAACTCTCGAAGGTCAATCTCAAAAATTCAACAATTTTAAACTCACCCATCCGATATCCGTTCAACACGGAGATGGGTTTGTCGCGGCTTTTCCCGCCTCAGAAACGCGATTTACCTATGGAATTGATTTTTCCGTTCCCGCCATTGGCAATCAATGGTATAGTTACACCGCTAACCCTGAAATTTTTGCTCAGGAAATTGCTCCGGCTCGAACCTTTACCCTGGAAGAACAGGTGGAACAGTTGCGCCAAGCGGGACTGATAAAAGGCGGGAGCCTTGATAATGCCATTGTCTGTGGACACTCAGGATGGTTAAATCCACCCTTAAGATATGCAAATGAACCCGTGCGTCATAAAATTTTAGACTTAGTAGGGGATTTGAGTTTATTGGGTGTTATCCCTCAAGCTCATTACTTGGCATACAAAGCAGGACATCATCTTCATGTTCAACTGGTTCAGGAAATTCATCAAGATCAGAAATTGACGGTTGAGTGTTAA